A section of the Brachyhypopomus gauderio isolate BG-103 chromosome 13, BGAUD_0.2, whole genome shotgun sequence genome encodes:
- the LOC143473305 gene encoding protein lifeguard 1, with protein sequence MSPWKQNDCQQTLPCMKLLKKQTCTGTECERPTMERPAVNCSESFPPPYNPSYPPHHGPVTRCGQDVSQHGNIDMSNSAPPAYGQNFEDVNCFSEAAIRRGFVRKVYLTLLVQLLITIGIICAFLYWDTLRTWTIKTSWFNFTMMAVTLVLIIVLSCCGDIRRKVPLNFIFLGLFTIAEGLLLGSVTVFYNAEAVLWAVSATALVSFALSVFAVQSKWDFTAATGSLWVICWTLISFGLLCAILRSQYLYIAYASLATLVFSIYLVVDTQLMLGKKHKYSISPEEYIFAALNLYIDIVVIFLMLLQLIGLGR encoded by the exons ATGTCGCCCTGGAAACAAAATGATTGCCAGCAGACTTTGCCCTGCATGAAGCTTTTGAAGAAACAGACCTGCACTGGCACCGAGTGTGAAAG ACCTACCATGGAAAGACCAGCGGTGAACTGCAGTGAGTCATTCCCCCCACCCTATAACCCCTCGTACCCCCCACACCACGGACCAGTGACCAGGTGTGGTCAGGACGTTTCTCAACATGGCAACATAGATATGTCGAACAGTGCTCCCCCGGCGTATGGGCAGAACTTCGAAGATGTTAACTGCTTCTCTGAAGCTGCCATTAGAAGAG GGTTTGTGAGAAAGGTGTACCTGACTCTTCTGGTTCAGTTGCTGATAACAATTGGAATCATCTGTGCGTTTCTCTATTG GGACACCCTGAGAACCTGGACGATAAAGACCTCCTGGTTCAACTTCACCATGAT GGCAGTCACACTGGTTCTCATCATTGTGCTTTCGTGCTGCGGCGACATACGTCGAAAGGTCCCTTTGAACTTCATTTTCCTTGGACTGTTT ACCATAGCAGAGGGGCTTCTGCTCGGATCAGTGACCGT GTTCTACAATGCAGAGGCTGTTCTGTGGGCTGTGAGTGCCACTGCTTTGGTCTCCTTTGCGCTGAGTGTGTTTGCAGTGCAGTCTAAG TGGGACTTCACAGCCGCTACTGGGTCATTGTGGGTAATATGTTGGACACTGATCTCTTTTGGATTACTCTGTGCTATCTTGAGATCCCAG TATCTTTACATTGCGTATGCATCACTAGCAACGTTGGTCTTCTCGATT taCCTGGTAGTGGATACACAGCTAATGCTAGgtaaaaaacacaaatacagcatCAGTCCAGAGGAGTATATTTTTGCAGCTCTGAATCTCTACATTGATATTGTGGTAATTTTCCTGATGTTACTTCAACTCATTGGGCTCGGCCGTTGA
- the zhx2a gene encoding zinc fingers and homeoboxes protein 2a, giving the protein MASRRKSTTPCMIRPNDLVEQDDMDVCVDSTLENGASHVPASDNWTDKKNLVSTTRETPEPDKPVADVRPQKKVQGGYECKYCTFSTQNLNEFKEHVDSNHPNVILNPLYLCAVCNFNTKKFDTLTEHNEKCHPGESNFKFKRIKLNSQTILEQTIEGSNCAVICDASSPQTGDDLTTFPLSKSIAVKIGKPKTECKRPLVDSQMDKITTELPKKQITAVNVNGTVIIPDATLKNGLSHIMPSLQRPPNYNLVPKIAVPLNTSKYNASLDGNLTLITSFNKFPYPTQAELSWLTAASKHPEEQIKVWFTTQRLKQGISWSPEEVEEARKKMFNGTIQPVQQAFTVLPAQLTQSPKASQSLIQTVPCHVLGQSGLVLTPVANGSTATCTPLALTVASQAAQAVKRPLTAPVVAPEVKRPSIIQTVQTTSKSASPTPSLSSDCKKTPDQIKELMASYTQCQFPEDEEVYRLIEVTGLSWGEIKKWFSDQRHGNHKTVQSVKADLPLKENLPQKPVATQFPLLERVKGKSSEQMKMLEECFQKTSFPTQAEIELLAADSRLSKMEIEGWFTERRALRDNLEQALLNSMGSKRLDRAALNGIHEQESRARTSPLPLLTTSVGPELDGKSLGLLKEVFSQTQWPSPEEYNQLELQTGLARTELVRWFKDNRSALKSGTLDWMEQFQNMSNKKHNGKNSSLTPEPAQSVLQRHIQDPKVLKGEDVEKLAERSKLTNQDIVNWFTSKLGQTMPDITRGKDQHEQASVDNGRWVKVSMAADNEKKDSEPQRVVSDLEILSAEHVVTG; this is encoded by the coding sequence ATGGCTAGTCGCAGAAAGTCCACAACTCCTTGTATGATCAGGCCAAATGACCTGGTGGAACAGGATGAcatggacgtgtgtgtggacagCACGTTGGAGAACGGAGCTTCACATGTGCCTGCCAGTGACAACTGGACTGACAAAAAGAATCTTGTTAGCACTACACGAGAGACACCTGAGCCAGATAAGCCTGTAGCAGATGTTCGGCCACAGAAAAAGGTACAGGGAGGCTACGAATGCAAATACTGTACTTTCTCAACACAGAACCTTAACGAGTTCAAAGAACACGTGGATTCCAACCACCCTAACGTCATTCTCAATCCTCTGTACCTATGTGCTGTCTGCAACTTCAACACAAAAAAGTTTGACACGTTGACtgaacacaatgagaaatgccaTCCTGGAGAGAGCAATTTCAAGTTCAAGAGGATCAAACTTAACAGCCAGACCATCCTAGAGCAGACCATTGAGGGTTCAAACTGTGCAGTCATTTGTGATGCATCCAGTCCTCAGACTGGAGACGACCTTACCACCTTTCCTCTGAGCAAGTCCATTGCAGTCAAGATAGGTAAGCCAAAAACGGAATGCAAGCGTCCACTTGTAGACAGTCAGATGGATAAGATCACTACAGAGTTACCCAAAAAACAGATCACTGCAGTGAATGTGAATGGAACGGTGATAATCCCAGATGCGACACTAAAGAATGGGCTATCTCACATAATGCCATCCCTGCAACGTCCACCTAACTACAATTTAGTACCAAAAATTGCTGTCCCTCTGAACACCTCGAAATACAATGCATCCCTTGATGGCAACCTGACTCTTATCACTTCCTTCAATAAGTTTCCGTACCCAACCCAAGCTGAGCTCTCATGGCTTACTGCAGCTTCTAAGCACCCAGAAGAACAAATCAAAGTGTGGTTCACGACCCAAAGGCTAAAACAGGGCATTAGTTGGTCTCCAGAGGAGGTTGAGGAGGCACGCAAGAAAATGTTCAATGGAACAATTCAGCCTGTTCAACAAGCATTTACCGTCTTACCTGCCCAGTTAACCCAGTCCCCAAAAGCCTCACAATCCCTCATTCAGACTGTACCTTGCCATGTGCTTGGACAGTCTGGTTTGGTGTTGACGCCAGTCGCCAATGGCTCAACTGCGACTTGTACTCCCCTTGCACTAACAGTTGCAAGTCAAGCGGCACAGGCTGTTAAGCGTCCCCTCACAGCGCCTGTGGTTGCTCCTGAGGTGAAAAGGCCCTCGATAATCCAAACGGTTCAGACTACTTCAAAATCTGCTTCCCCTACACCAAGTCTTTCTTCAGATTGCAAAAAGACCCCAGATCAGATCAAAGAGCTGATGGCAAGCTACACCCAGTGCCAGTTTCCTGAAGACGAAGAAGTATATCGTCTTATAGAGGTGACTGGTCTTTCTTGGGGAGAGATCAAAAAATGGTTCAGTGATCAGCGTCATGGAAACCATAAGACGGTGCAGTCGGTGAAGGCTGACCTTCCACTAAAAGAAAACCTGCCACAGAAACCCGTGGCAACACAGTTTCCACTTCTGGAAAGAGTGAAGGGTAAATCCTCTGAGCAAATGAAAATGTTAGAGGAGTGTTTCCAGAAGACGAGCTTTCCCACACAAGCTGAGATTGAACTCCTTGCAGCTGACTCCAGACTGTCCAAAATGGAAATTGAGGGCTGGTTTACGGAGCGCCGTGCTCTGCGAGATAACCTTGAACAAGCCCTGCTCAACTCCATGGGCTCCAAAAGACTGGACAGAGCAGCTCTGAACGGTATTCATGAGCAGGAATCTCGAGCCAGGACATCTCCCCTTCCTCTTTTAACCACTTCTGTTGGTCCTGAACTCGATGGCAAGTCACTTGGCCTTCTTAAGGAGGTGTTTTCGCAGACACAGTGGCCGTCTCCAGAGGAATACAACCAACTGGAGCTCCAGACTGGGCTGGCTCGTACGGAACTTGTACGCTGGTTTAAGGACAACCGATCAGCCCTGAAGAGCGGAACCTTGGACTGGATGGAGCAGTTCCAGAATATGAGCAACAAAAAGCACAACGGTAAGAACAGCTCTCTGACGCCAGAACCCGCCCAGAGCGTCCTGCAGCGACACATCCAGGACCCAAAAGTCCTGAAAGGAGAGGATGTTGAGAAGCTGGCAGAGCGATCGAAACTCACCAACCAGGACATAGTGAACTGGTTTACCAGTAAGCTGGGTCAGACCATGCCTGACATCACCAGGGGCAAGGACCAACACGAACAGGCGAGTGTGGACAATGGGAGATGGGTTAAGGTTTCCATGGCAGCTGACAATGAAAAGAAGGATTCTGAGCCACAGAGAGTGGTCTCCGACCTTGAAATACTGTCAGCAGAACACGTAGTAACAGGATGA